The Methanoplanus sp. FWC-SCC4 genome has a window encoding:
- a CDS encoding sugar phosphate nucleotidyltransferase — MVQAVILAGGEGHRQRPLTKSMPKVMLPVANRPIIGYVVESLLKNGIRDIIVVAGYRSEQLIRYLNTLDEEVKVVIQKKQTGAADALRCAKDLITGDFLLLPGDNYIDEESISRIKTEKNAMLVSEHPQPSNYGVVEISNGYLAEIVEKPEITENVLVSTGIFSLTKDFFDYPVQCSIPDVIELMTKKGISIRAIPACRWHDAIYPWDLIRMNRITLKRIAKESSGKISRQAVISGRVNIGKGTEISPGAIITGPVVLGEDCYIGPNSVIMPYTSIGSRVRVEPFTYIEDSVVMDDVTVGSHSRITESVIGDGCMLSDHTVTVCGRFVSESEEERNSFVYGDFGCVIGERTTSAPFTVFKNCIVGHTSSIEKGRVIEGRLPDNSIVR; from the coding sequence ATGGTTCAGGCTGTAATACTTGCAGGCGGGGAGGGTCACAGACAAAGACCGCTTACAAAAAGCATGCCAAAAGTGATGCTCCCGGTCGCAAACAGACCGATCATCGGTTATGTAGTTGAAAGTCTTTTGAAAAACGGAATCCGGGACATAATTGTTGTGGCAGGGTACCGGAGTGAACAGCTTATCAGGTATTTAAACACCCTTGACGAAGAGGTGAAGGTTGTTATTCAGAAAAAGCAGACCGGGGCTGCAGATGCACTTCGCTGTGCTAAAGATCTGATAACCGGTGACTTTCTTCTGCTCCCCGGTGACAACTACATCGATGAAGAGTCGATAAGCCGCATAAAGACGGAGAAGAATGCGATGCTTGTATCAGAGCACCCGCAGCCTTCAAATTACGGTGTTGTGGAAATAAGCAACGGCTATCTTGCAGAAATTGTTGAAAAACCTGAGATTACAGAGAATGTTTTAGTCAGCACAGGGATATTTTCCCTGACAAAAGATTTTTTTGACTATCCTGTCCAGTGCTCGATTCCGGATGTAATAGAACTGATGACTAAAAAGGGCATTTCCATAAGAGCAATCCCTGCATGCAGGTGGCATGATGCAATATACCCCTGGGACCTCATCCGGATGAACAGAATCACGCTTAAAAGAATAGCAAAGGAAAGTTCTGGGAAAATCAGCCGGCAGGCTGTTATTTCAGGCAGGGTCAACATAGGAAAGGGAACTGAAATATCCCCCGGTGCAATAATCACAGGGCCTGTTGTATTGGGAGAGGACTGTTATATCGGCCCGAACTCTGTCATTATGCCGTATACATCGATAGGCTCACGTGTCAGGGTTGAGCCTTTTACCTATATTGAGGATTCGGTTGTAATGGATGATGTGACGGTCGGTTCACATTCACGGATTACTGAATCTGTAATCGGCGACGGCTGCATGCTTTCTGATCATACCGTTACAGTATGCGGCCGTTTCGTGTCAGAGTCCGAAGAAGAGAGAAACAGTTTTGTTTATGGAGATTTCGGTTGCGTAATTGGTGAGAGGACGACATCTGCTCCTTTTACTGTATTTAAAAACTGCATAGTCGGCCACACCTCTTCTATTGAAAAGGGAAGGGTCATTGAAGGAAGACTGCCGGATAACAGTATTGTAAGATAA
- a CDS encoding cyclase family protein: protein MSFYDITRELSKDTIIYPGDPRVSFTPENTNGCRVTKLELSTHSGTHIDAPYHYLNEGISVDKIPPDALIGETTVIDLTSLQGSIGRHDLYGLISGSKRILIKTQFSGTKKFEKNYSHLTPSAAEYLAESGVVCVGVDTPSAESFDGDGTVHKILLKNGIVIIELLDLSLVKTGRYNMYALPLRLKGLDGSPARVILSDI, encoded by the coding sequence ATGTCTTTTTACGACATAACGCGTGAGCTCTCAAAAGACACAATTATCTATCCCGGTGACCCCCGGGTCTCCTTTACGCCGGAAAACACTAATGGGTGCAGGGTTACAAAGCTTGAATTATCAACCCACAGCGGAACGCATATTGACGCACCATATCACTACTTAAATGAGGGGATATCAGTTGACAAAATCCCTCCTGATGCACTTATTGGTGAAACAACAGTAATTGATCTGACATCTTTGCAGGGCTCAATCGGCAGGCATGATTTGTACGGCCTGATATCCGGGTCGAAAAGGATTCTGATAAAAACACAGTTTTCAGGAACAAAAAAATTTGAAAAGAACTATTCACATCTGACCCCGTCTGCCGCCGAATACCTTGCAGAATCAGGTGTAGTTTGTGTTGGTGTAGACACCCCGTCGGCAGAGTCATTTGACGGGGATGGCACAGTCCATAAAATTCTTTTGAAAAACGGAATTGTGATAATTGAGCTTTTGGATCTCTCACTGGTTAAAACAGGTCGTTATAATATGTATGCCCTCCCATTACGTCTAAAAGGTCTTGACGGTTCACCGGCCCGTGTGATATTGTCGGATATATAA
- a CDS encoding SufD family Fe-S cluster assembly protein yields the protein MPEDLIPEMSAEDKERLLLSGFEVKEEHRSGSYMQTDQHVHHSGSKIDGIEMLPIDIALKKYDWLKDKCWNLVDKDKDEYTKFVAGREDEEGARGFVVIARKGSKNVFPLQSCLFMQSSEIQTVHNIIIAEEGAELHLITGCTSSIGREKGTHYGITEIYVGKDALVSSTMIHTWGENINVLPRSATRVEENGTFLSNYVSLNPVGRVQMYPVADLIGKNSVARFNSIVVAPKGSELDLGQRAILGAEGCSAELISRLITTGGKAVSRSHIVGAAEGTKGHIECKGLILKDGTIHAVPEIEGRLTNTELSHEAAVGKIARDEIEYLMARGLDEEEATATIIRGFLDVKIKGLPESLQKQIDAAIDAAESGF from the coding sequence ATGCCAGAAGATTTAATCCCTGAAATGTCGGCTGAAGACAAAGAACGCTTATTACTCTCAGGTTTTGAGGTAAAAGAGGAGCACAGATCCGGAAGCTACATGCAGACCGACCAGCATGTTCACCATTCCGGCTCAAAAATTGACGGTATCGAGATGCTCCCTATCGACATCGCACTTAAAAAATACGACTGGCTAAAGGACAAATGCTGGAATCTTGTTGACAAGGACAAAGACGAATACACAAAATTCGTTGCCGGAAGAGAAGATGAGGAAGGTGCCAGAGGCTTTGTTGTAATTGCAAGAAAGGGAAGCAAAAATGTATTCCCCCTCCAGTCCTGCCTGTTTATGCAGAGCTCTGAAATCCAGACCGTGCACAATATAATAATTGCAGAGGAAGGTGCCGAGCTTCATCTTATAACAGGGTGCACAAGCAGCATCGGGAGAGAAAAGGGAACACACTACGGAATAACCGAGATATATGTCGGAAAAGACGCTCTTGTAAGCAGCACCATGATTCACACATGGGGTGAGAACATTAACGTCCTTCCGAGAAGTGCCACAAGAGTGGAAGAGAACGGAACATTCCTCTCAAATTATGTAAGCTTAAATCCTGTAGGCCGTGTCCAGATGTATCCGGTTGCAGACCTTATCGGCAAAAATTCCGTTGCAAGATTCAACTCAATCGTCGTTGCGCCGAAAGGCTCCGAGCTTGATCTTGGTCAGCGTGCAATTTTAGGGGCCGAGGGGTGCAGTGCCGAACTTATATCCCGCCTCATTACAACCGGTGGAAAGGCTGTTTCCAGATCACACATTGTAGGTGCGGCTGAGGGAACCAAAGGTCACATCGAGTGCAAGGGTCTGATCCTAAAAGACGGTACAATCCATGCAGTGCCTGAAATTGAAGGCCGCCTCACAAACACAGAACTCTCACATGAGGCAGCAGTCGGAAAGATTGCCCGTGATGAGATTGAGTACCTTATGGCAAGAGGACTTGACGAAGAGGAGGCAACTGCCACAATCATCCGCGGATTTTTGGATGTAAAAATAAAAGGCCTCCCTGAATCCCTTCAAAAGCAGATCGATGCCGCTATTGATGCAGCAGAGTCAGGCTTTTAA
- a CDS encoding DUF362 domain-containing protein, with protein sequence MAAPVNEEGINSKKKVSIVSCENYGRECTYLKVKAAIDELGGIEKFVKPGSKVLLKPNLLMGSDPDSCVITHPDVLYAAGKILKENGCDITIADSPGAGIIYNKKNLLKNYEKSGFLTVAKDLNIKLNYDTGYSYVSCPKGRVMKSFPVINPAVEADCIVSVSKLKTHMYTYLTCAQKNLFGIVPGLDKPTFHSRFQTGESFGEMITDLNTISKTALNIVDAVWGMEENGPMGGSKRYIGAILVGESGAATDVCAAKIIGIDPIRVGSISASVKRGFLKEDFSDIELTGKKPEDFFVPDYKMPSSYKNKHKNTILQNLTLKIMQKYGKIYSPVPVVIENRCISCGQCVRICPVKAASIRNGKAYFDISKCIRCYCCHEMCDSHAIGLKRGLPGKILAKILE encoded by the coding sequence ATGGCAGCACCCGTAAATGAAGAAGGAATTAATTCAAAAAAGAAGGTTTCAATAGTTTCATGTGAAAATTACGGGAGAGAATGCACATATCTAAAGGTAAAGGCAGCAATAGACGAACTTGGCGGAATTGAAAAGTTTGTAAAACCCGGTTCAAAAGTGCTTTTAAAACCAAATCTCTTAATGGGCTCCGACCCGGATTCATGTGTTATAACGCACCCTGATGTATTGTATGCGGCAGGAAAAATCCTAAAGGAAAACGGATGCGATATAACAATTGCCGACAGCCCGGGAGCGGGAATTATTTACAATAAAAAAAACCTTTTGAAAAATTATGAAAAATCCGGATTTTTAACGGTTGCAAAAGACCTGAATATTAAACTCAATTATGATACAGGATACAGTTATGTTTCATGCCCAAAAGGACGTGTGATGAAGAGTTTTCCGGTGATAAACCCTGCAGTCGAGGCAGACTGCATAGTATCGGTTTCAAAACTTAAAACCCACATGTACACCTATCTCACATGTGCACAAAAAAACCTCTTTGGAATTGTTCCAGGTCTTGACAAACCCACATTTCATTCAAGATTTCAGACAGGAGAAAGTTTTGGTGAGATGATAACAGACTTAAATACCATATCAAAGACCGCACTAAATATTGTCGACGCGGTATGGGGAATGGAAGAAAACGGACCTATGGGCGGTTCAAAAAGGTATATCGGCGCAATTCTTGTTGGTGAATCCGGAGCCGCAACTGATGTATGTGCTGCAAAAATCATAGGAATAGATCCAATAAGGGTCGGGAGCATCAGTGCATCGGTTAAAAGAGGATTCTTAAAAGAGGACTTCAGTGACATTGAGCTGACTGGGAAAAAACCTGAAGATTTTTTTGTTCCGGACTACAAAATGCCGTCCTCATATAAAAACAAACACAAAAACACAATTTTACAAAACCTGACACTCAAAATAATGCAGAAATACGGAAAAATCTATTCTCCTGTGCCGGTTGTAATAGAGAACAGGTGCATCTCATGCGGACAGTGTGTCAGGATATGTCCGGTTAAAGCCGCCTCAATAAGAAATGGCAAAGCATATTTTGACATTTCAAAATGCATCAGATGCTACTGCTGTCATGAGATGTGTGATTCACATGCAATAGGACTTAAAAGAGGTTTGCCGGGTAAAATCCTTGCAAAAATACTGGAATAA
- a CDS encoding GHMP family kinase ATP-binding protein gives MAKIMIRGGDLDLVEYDFSPFDVGENINTSGFSKNYDLNISKKPIEVKVPARIHLTVLDMNRFSPDRPGGGGLGFAVQIYTTAVVECTDNGIEIDYSRKPIVRHFAEVIKKVTGYTGGFKICIHDHDKKHVGLGSTGSVMLAIGHGMNQALGCPLTSEEIRLLIGNNYVEETTDGRIIPGFETGVGPAAATYGGMAVMGDELSLVCHHSFGHEHSVYIIIPPTEADAAGEEEFNVLMNRARTLDYRDRELKAYLVLMDLIPALLKNDIKKLGDIIWEIDFRGSKRAEVEHNSFEIYHYMSKLREGGLEFVAMSSVGPSIAIITSKNSEDVEKIVSGAGLKIALKTKIDNTGVRIIPE, from the coding sequence ATGGCAAAAATTATGATCCGAGGCGGAGACCTGGATCTTGTAGAATACGATTTTTCACCGTTTGATGTCGGTGAGAACATAAATACGTCTGGATTTTCAAAAAATTATGATCTTAACATTTCTAAAAAACCAATAGAAGTCAAAGTTCCGGCAAGGATACACTTAACCGTCCTTGACATGAACCGCTTTTCTCCTGACAGACCCGGAGGGGGCGGACTTGGATTTGCTGTTCAGATATATACAACAGCCGTTGTGGAATGCACAGATAACGGTATTGAAATTGATTATTCAAGGAAACCGATTGTCAGACACTTTGCCGAAGTCATCAAAAAAGTTACCGGCTATACAGGCGGGTTTAAAATCTGCATCCACGATCATGATAAAAAGCATGTCGGCCTTGGTTCAACCGGCTCTGTGATGCTTGCAATAGGTCACGGGATGAATCAGGCTCTTGGGTGTCCTCTGACATCAGAAGAGATCAGGCTTTTAATCGGCAACAACTATGTCGAGGAGACCACTGACGGCCGGATAATTCCGGGCTTTGAAACAGGTGTGGGCCCCGCAGCCGCAACATACGGTGGGATGGCGGTAATGGGTGACGAACTCTCACTGGTCTGCCACCACTCCTTCGGACATGAACACAGTGTTTATATCATAATCCCCCCGACAGAGGCTGATGCAGCCGGAGAAGAAGAGTTCAATGTTTTAATGAACAGGGCCCGAACACTTGACTATCGCGACAGGGAGCTCAAGGCATACCTTGTATTAATGGATCTGATTCCCGCACTTTTGAAAAACGATATTAAAAAACTCGGAGATATCATCTGGGAGATTGACTTTCGGGGCTCAAAACGTGCCGAAGTTGAGCACAACTCCTTTGAGATTTATCACTACATGAGCAAATTAAGGGAAGGAGGCCTTGAATTCGTTGCAATGAGTTCTGTCGGCCCCTCAATTGCGATAATCACCTCCAAAAATTCTGAAGATGTCGAAAAGATTGTCAGCGGTGCAGGACTTAAAATTGCACTGAAAACAAAGATCGACAACACAGGTGTCAGGATAATTCCTGAATAA
- a CDS encoding ABC transporter ATP-binding protein, which produces MLKIEDLHVEVEGKEVLHGVSLHIREGETHVLMGPNGSGKTTLLRTIMGFSGYKVTKGKIIFKGRDVTNIPLHERARYGMGIMFQRPPTISGLKLGKLLYATSGSTNENIDKYAAQMKMSGFLQRDVNAGFSGGEIKRSEVLQLMIQQPDFVMLDEPESGVDLENISLIGHSIARLVEKDRHIINRHKSGLVITHTGYILDYIEADAGHMLCDGEIKCHGNPREILKVIQEKGYQECIRCQKI; this is translated from the coding sequence ATGCTGAAAATAGAAGATCTGCATGTAGAAGTGGAGGGCAAAGAAGTCCTCCATGGTGTAAGCCTCCACATCCGTGAAGGTGAAACACACGTGCTCATGGGTCCCAACGGTTCAGGCAAGACAACACTGCTAAGAACCATCATGGGTTTTTCAGGATATAAAGTAACAAAGGGAAAAATAATTTTCAAAGGCAGGGATGTAACAAACATACCTCTCCATGAAAGGGCAAGATACGGAATGGGAATTATGTTCCAGCGCCCTCCCACAATATCCGGATTAAAACTTGGAAAACTCCTCTATGCAACATCAGGCAGCACAAATGAAAATATAGATAAATACGCTGCACAGATGAAAATGTCCGGATTCCTGCAAAGGGATGTCAACGCCGGTTTTTCAGGCGGTGAGATTAAAAGAAGCGAAGTCCTCCAGCTCATGATCCAGCAGCCTGACTTTGTAATGCTCGACGAACCCGAAAGCGGAGTCGACCTTGAAAACATCTCATTAATCGGACACTCGATTGCAAGACTTGTCGAAAAAGACAGGCACATCATAAACCGCCACAAATCAGGCCTTGTAATTACCCACACAGGATACATACTTGACTACATCGAAGCAGACGCAGGTCACATGCTCTGCGACGGTGAAATAAAATGTCACGGAAATCCGCGTGAAATACTCAAAGTCATCCAGGAAAAAGGATATCAGGAGTGTATAAGATGCCAGAAGATTTAA
- a CDS encoding phosphopentomutase/phosphoglucosamine mutase gives MLFGSSGIRRIFDEDLLKLSVSVGIAVAKNNKSVVVGRDARTTGNLLMQGFMAGAMYAGADVINGGIAPTPTVAYAAKTSDAGCCITASHNPEEYNGIKLINPDGSAFTKNQQKEIGDLLNDPDTSDWQLQGDVSVKDIISGHKKAILEKISIKSGTDMVVDCGGGAGCMITPGLLKEAGVKTNCINCHISGKFPRPSEPLEKNLHYIPAMIKKTKSAGAIIHDGDADRFMAFDEKGRYIGGDHMLMLFSEYLGAKRVVTTADASMAIEEIADVHRTPVGDSYVSEELLSWGDFGGEPSGSWLFPGHSLCPDGIYAAALFARIAAETNISEITDKMPDYPILRSSYVCENAKDILIKLGADIPTDGIRISDEDGWCLIRASGTEPKVRITAEGRTKQKAKEMEEKGKKILSSGK, from the coding sequence ATGCTTTTTGGGTCGTCCGGTATCAGGCGGATATTTGATGAAGATCTTCTAAAACTATCTGTTAGTGTGGGTATTGCCGTTGCAAAAAACAATAAATCGGTTGTTGTGGGAAGAGATGCACGTACAACCGGTAATCTCTTAATGCAGGGATTTATGGCAGGGGCAATGTATGCAGGTGCTGATGTTATAAACGGAGGGATTGCACCAACCCCCACCGTTGCATACGCTGCAAAGACAAGTGATGCGGGATGCTGCATCACGGCATCTCATAACCCTGAAGAATATAACGGAATAAAACTGATAAACCCGGACGGTTCGGCTTTTACAAAGAATCAGCAAAAAGAAATCGGGGATCTCTTAAATGATCCGGATACTTCAGACTGGCAGCTGCAGGGTGATGTCTCTGTTAAGGATATCATATCCGGTCACAAAAAAGCAATCCTTGAAAAGATATCCATAAAAAGCGGAACTGATATGGTTGTCGACTGCGGCGGGGGTGCGGGATGCATGATAACACCCGGACTTTTAAAGGAGGCAGGGGTAAAGACAAACTGCATCAACTGTCACATCAGCGGTAAATTCCCAAGACCCTCAGAGCCGCTCGAAAAAAATCTCCATTACATCCCTGCGATGATTAAAAAGACAAAAAGTGCAGGTGCAATAATACATGACGGCGATGCCGACCGTTTCATGGCGTTTGATGAAAAGGGGAGGTACATCGGCGGAGATCATATGCTCATGCTCTTTTCAGAATACCTCGGGGCAAAACGGGTTGTAACAACCGCTGATGCATCGATGGCAATCGAGGAGATAGCAGACGTTCACAGGACGCCGGTTGGCGATTCCTATGTATCAGAGGAGCTTTTGTCATGGGGAGATTTTGGTGGCGAACCATCAGGAAGCTGGCTTTTCCCCGGCCATTCACTCTGCCCTGACGGAATTTATGCAGCAGCACTGTTCGCCCGGATTGCCGCGGAGACAAATATATCTGAAATCACAGACAAAATGCCCGACTACCCGATTTTAAGAAGTTCTTACGTCTGTGAAAATGCAAAGGATATTCTGATAAAACTTGGTGCAGATATTCCGACAGACGGTATAAGAATCAGCGATGAAGACGGCTGGTGTTTAATCCGTGCAAGCGGGACCGAGCCCAAAGTCAGAATAACAGCTGAAGGCAGGACAAAACAAAAAGCAAAAGAGATGGAAGAAAAAGGAAAGAAAATCCTCTCTTCAGGAAAATAA
- the glmS gene encoding glutamine--fructose-6-phosphate transaminase (isomerizing) — protein MCGIVGYIGRRNAASVIVGGLKKLEYRGYDSFGVATTGSGVQVVKKKGRISECGHLAENLTGNCGIGHTRWATHGVPDDINAHPHTDCSGDFAIVHNGIIENYMDIRRSLESEGHVFKSDTDSEVIAHLIEKFYEGDLLSAVFRLLPSLDGAYAFLAVAKDENRIVAARNSSPLVIGIGDDEYFASSDMTPVLEYTQKMIFPEDGDVMDISAGGISVYSDKKPVVRPEELVEWDIDSARKGGYDHFMLKEIFEQPSVFYETFYSSLPCGEVEVLKNPSEITVIACGTSYHAGMVFRYLMEKCSSIPVRVDIASECRYFNPRQDSVVITVSQSGETADTIAALKKAKAHGCRTIAITNVLGSSITRIADSTFYTRAGPEISVAATKSFIAQVAIFMKIADLLCECGFEDEFSDIYQIIEDSLLTETDDAVSLCSNASNLFFVGRGLFYPVSLEGALKMKEITYIHAEGYAAGELKHGPFSLLCENTPVVALCTGDESRLLMLSNIKEIKARGAPVIGIGSVGDQDLEELSDVYIPLPKSSEISEVITSLVVLQLLAYRTAVKLGRDVDKPRNLAKSVTVI, from the coding sequence ATGTGCGGGATTGTCGGTTATATAGGACGGCGCAATGCAGCGTCTGTTATTGTCGGGGGGTTGAAAAAGCTTGAATACAGGGGATATGACTCATTTGGCGTTGCAACAACAGGCAGCGGAGTACAGGTTGTAAAAAAGAAAGGCAGAATATCTGAATGTGGGCACCTTGCTGAAAATTTAACGGGAAACTGCGGCATAGGCCATACAAGGTGGGCAACCCACGGTGTCCCTGATGACATTAATGCCCACCCTCACACAGACTGTTCGGGTGATTTTGCAATAGTCCATAACGGTATTATTGAAAATTACATGGATATCAGACGTAGTCTCGAATCCGAAGGGCATGTTTTTAAATCAGATACAGATAGTGAAGTGATTGCCCATTTAATAGAAAAGTTCTATGAAGGAGATCTGCTCAGTGCTGTTTTCAGGTTACTGCCGTCACTTGATGGTGCATATGCATTTCTGGCGGTAGCAAAGGATGAAAACAGAATTGTTGCTGCGAGAAACAGCAGTCCTCTTGTTATAGGAATAGGTGATGATGAATATTTTGCATCCTCTGACATGACTCCTGTGCTTGAATACACACAGAAGATGATATTTCCTGAAGACGGTGATGTTATGGACATCTCTGCTGGTGGAATTTCGGTATATTCAGATAAGAAACCTGTTGTCAGACCTGAAGAGCTGGTGGAGTGGGATATTGATTCCGCAAGGAAAGGCGGATACGACCATTTCATGCTAAAGGAGATCTTTGAACAGCCTTCGGTATTTTATGAAACATTTTATTCCTCTCTCCCGTGCGGAGAGGTGGAAGTTTTAAAAAACCCGTCTGAGATTACTGTTATAGCCTGTGGAACATCCTATCATGCCGGCATGGTTTTCAGGTATCTGATGGAGAAGTGCAGCAGTATTCCAGTAAGGGTTGATATCGCATCCGAGTGTCGTTATTTCAATCCCCGCCAGGATTCTGTTGTAATTACTGTTTCACAGTCCGGTGAGACTGCTGATACCATTGCAGCTTTAAAAAAGGCGAAAGCACACGGCTGCCGGACTATTGCAATTACAAATGTTCTTGGAAGCTCTATCACAAGAATTGCCGACAGCACATTTTATACAAGAGCAGGTCCTGAAATCAGTGTGGCTGCAACCAAGTCTTTCATCGCCCAGGTTGCAATATTTATGAAGATTGCGGATCTGCTGTGTGAGTGTGGTTTTGAGGACGAATTTTCTGATATTTACCAGATTATTGAAGACTCGCTATTAACAGAAACTGATGATGCAGTCTCTCTTTGCAGCAATGCATCAAATCTCTTCTTTGTAGGAAGAGGGTTATTTTATCCTGTATCTCTTGAAGGGGCTTTGAAGATGAAGGAGATTACGTACATCCATGCAGAAGGATATGCGGCAGGGGAACTCAAACACGGGCCTTTTTCACTTCTTTGTGAGAATACTCCTGTTGTTGCCCTGTGCACCGGAGATGAGTCCCGTCTCTTAATGCTTTCAAACATAAAGGAGATTAAAGCCCGTGGTGCTCCGGTAATAGGGATCGGTTCTGTCGGTGATCAGGATTTGGAAGAGCTTTCCGATGTATATATTCCTCTTCCTAAGTCCTCTGAAATATCCGAGGTCATAACGTCGCTTGTCGTTCTTCAGCTTCTGGCATACAGGACAGCCGTAAAACTCGGGCGTGATGTTGACAAACCGAGAAACCTTGCAAAAAGTGTGACAGTTATCTGA
- the glmU gene encoding bifunctional sugar-1-phosphate nucleotidylyltransferase/acetyltransferase yields the protein MQCVVLAAGEGKRMRPLTAKKPKVMLPIVNKPMIEHLVLAVRDAGITDFVFVVGYHEQEVRNYFKDGSEFGIKIRYTVQKKQMGTGDALMAAEGLVDDTFLLINGDMVLKCADIKKFISLPPPCLGVFESSHPQDFGVVTVESGMITGHVEKSKNPPGNLINAGAYLFEPEIFKILSSVTLSERGEYELTDALAGYISECRLSACTLESWLDVGEPWNILDANELLSENLSDDIKGTVEDGVFVKGTLILGKGSVVRSGTYIEGTCIVGDNCSLGPHAYIRGFTAIGDDCHIGHSVELKNSVILPCTKIPHFNYVGDSVIGSGCNFGAGTKIANLRHDNKNVKAAGRDTKRRKFGAVVGDNVMFGINCSVNTGSVIGSDVSVAPGSFVEGKIDSNTRIGR from the coding sequence ATGCAGTGTGTTGTGCTGGCGGCAGGGGAAGGAAAAAGAATGAGGCCCCTGACTGCCAAAAAACCAAAAGTTATGCTTCCGATAGTAAACAAACCGATGATTGAACATCTGGTTCTGGCTGTCAGGGACGCAGGGATTACAGACTTTGTTTTTGTTGTCGGGTATCATGAACAGGAAGTCAGAAACTACTTTAAAGACGGCAGTGAATTCGGGATAAAGATCAGATACACGGTTCAGAAAAAGCAGATGGGAACCGGGGATGCATTAATGGCGGCAGAAGGGCTTGTGGATGACACTTTCCTCCTTATTAATGGAGACATGGTCCTCAAATGTGCCGACATAAAAAAATTCATATCTCTTCCCCCGCCATGCCTCGGAGTATTTGAGAGCAGTCACCCGCAGGATTTCGGAGTTGTCACTGTTGAATCCGGGATGATTACGGGACATGTTGAAAAATCCAAAAATCCGCCCGGCAACCTGATAAATGCCGGTGCTTACCTTTTTGAACCTGAGATTTTCAAAATTCTCTCGTCTGTCACGCTCTCTGAAAGGGGGGAGTATGAACTGACAGATGCACTTGCCGGTTATATCAGTGAATGCCGGCTTTCTGCCTGTACTCTTGAATCCTGGCTTGATGTGGGAGAGCCCTGGAATATACTTGATGCAAATGAACTCTTATCAGAAAATCTATCCGATGACATAAAAGGGACTGTTGAGGACGGAGTTTTTGTAAAAGGCACACTTATACTTGGAAAGGGGAGTGTTGTCAGGTCGGGAACATATATAGAAGGCACATGTATAGTGGGAGATAACTGTTCTCTCGGACCGCATGCATATATCAGGGGTTTTACGGCAATCGGCGATGACTGCCATATCGGCCATTCGGTTGAACTCAAAAACTCAGTGATATTGCCCTGCACAAAAATTCCCCATTTCAATTATGTCGGAGACAGTGTGATAGGTTCTGGCTGTAATTTTGGTGCAGGAACAAAGATTGCAAACCTCAGGCATGACAACAAAAATGTCAAAGCGGCCGGAAGAGACACCAAAAGAAGAAAGTTTGGTGCAGTGGTCGGGGACAATGTAATGTTTGGGATAAACTGCTCTGTTAACACCGGATCTGTTATCGGAAGTGATGTCTCAGTTGCACCCGGCTCATTTGTTGAAGGGAAGATAGACAGCAATACAAGGATAGGGAGGTAG
- a CDS encoding ferredoxin domain-containing protein: protein MSIEKNGVMTVAELMAVSARTAPKSKGSDVISVIIASGEELNTLAESMKEFGEKHNLSFFIRDAGNIEQSDCCVIIGAKRDGSLGLNCGGCGFLTCRDMLDAQTGVSCGKNPAFEGPNCIIRQADLGIAVGSAVKTASIHNVDNRVMFSAGVGALKLGWLGSCTVAYAIPLSASGKSIFFDRT from the coding sequence ATGTCTATCGAAAAAAACGGCGTGATGACTGTCGCCGAATTAATGGCAGTTTCAGCGAGAACTGCCCCAAAGTCAAAAGGCAGTGACGTTATTTCGGTTATAATAGCATCAGGTGAAGAACTGAATACGCTTGCTGAGTCAATGAAGGAATTTGGCGAAAAACACAATCTCAGCTTTTTCATTCGCGATGCCGGCAATATTGAACAGAGCGACTGCTGTGTCATAATCGGCGCAAAACGTGACGGAAGCCTCGGTTTGAACTGCGGCGGATGCGGGTTTTTAACATGCAGGGATATGCTTGATGCACAGACAGGTGTTTCATGTGGTAAAAATCCGGCATTCGAAGGTCCGAACTGCATAATAAGGCAGGCAGATTTGGGGATTGCAGTCGGTTCTGCTGTTAAAACAGCATCTATTCATAATGTCGACAACAGAGTGATGTTCTCGGCAGGCGTTGGAGCACTGAAACTCGGTTGGCTCGGGAGTTGCACAGTAGCATATGCAATACCGCTGTCGGCCTCAGGTAAGAGCATTTTCTTTGACAGAACCTGA